The DNA region ATGTTTCCATATAAGCACTCATTGAATGAAATTACCATGAGATCAAGCAACAATAATATCACTGCAACTAAAGGGCGTTCTTCAGGTGGAGAGCCTTCTGAAGGTAAACGAAGAAAATGTGCATCATGTTTAAGATTCATCATCTTCGAGTCCTCTTCAGAACTTTAAAATCTTTGGTTCTTCTGATAAGATTCCAAAAGGTTGTCAACAttttcaatagaaaaaaaaaacggcaCACAAAACAAATATGTCAGCAAAGGTAAGAAAGAAGCACATACCAATCAAGGTAGAGCAACACAGCTAGCCCAGACAAGACACACACAACCATTGGAATTTCGTTTACTACTGAATACTGATAAGTGATAACAATGAGTTTCATGTAACAAAGTCCTGTCTATATTGATTATGTTACAAAGTCCCACAACCAACCAAAGTTCCTCCAATTAGACCCATGAAATGTGAGGAGATGcgtgtttgttaattttttttaaatgtttttaaaatcaaattaatttttttgacataaaaataaaataaaataaaaaacaaattttatattgagaaaaaataacataaaaatgtatattttaaagttaaatttaattttttattagcataCATTTTTTCTATAACATTCATATTTCTTTCTACTCTCTTTTTAACTAATCAAAACAAGcagagaattttttttcactttttccttttcatttctatTCATCTAAATTCTAAACTATAAGTTTTTCacttctatttttcatttcacTCATCAAAACTACACATTTTTCTATTCTATTTCCCTTCTATTTACATATTTGGCATTTCTTCCTCCCTATTTCACTCCTCATACAAAcacagtatttttttattttttattttatcagcaaaaatagATATGTATTCATatgaagtaccagaggtacatACAATACATAAGGAATTAGACCATATAGATGGTTCCAGAATCAGACTAAAACACAGTCTTGATAGGAACCAACCAATGGCTGAGAAAACATAGGCTGAAAGATTGATTTGTTATGTGAACTCCTCAACTAAACAAAACCATTCCTAAGGTTACTTGACCACTGATTAAAATGTATTGTAAAATTCCTCTCTAAACCTTCTAAGCCAGGTCCAGAGAAGAAAAACTGCGTCTTCAAACACTTTGTTGCCATTGAACACTGCATTGGACCATGTCAGGGCCAACCACCAACATTGCCACCTATTTACCCTTATGACCTTGTCCAGACCTGAACCATGTTGGAGGAAGTGCTGTCTTGGAGTTTGTGGGGTAGCACCTTGAATATTCAGCCAGGACATGGATTCCCACCAGAGAGGTTGGATTTTACTGCAGTGAATGAATAaatgggcttcatcctcctctgAACATCTGCAGAAAGGGCAAGACATATCGATGATCTGCAGCTGTCTTCTGTGTAAATTTGTTCTTGTTGGCAGCCTGTTTCTAAGTAATCGCCAAGCAAAGACTGAGATTTTGCTTGGAACTTTTATCTTCCATAGCATCTCAAAGCATTCAAATTGGCTTCCCTCAGCTATTTCCCCCTAAGCATGTTGTACAAACACAGTATTAGTACGAACCTACAAGAAAGGACTGAAAATAGTCCAATCTCTACATCACAGGCCATAATTGACCTCAATTCTTGTCAATTTGGGTTAATGCTCTTCCAATATATATCATCCCTTCTTCCTGTCAGCAGTGAGAAAGGATATTAGATTTCTGAAATCCAATTCTACATTTTGAATCTGTAGATTTTCATCTACGAATTTAAAGCACTGAAACTAACCTGAACAAAACTGCATTCGTATTCATCTTTGTACAGTATTTCAACAACCTCAACATGAAACtgaagaagcttcatcagaATCAGTCATATTCAGTTTCAtattcatcttcacttccaacTTCATATTCAGCTTCACTTCCAGTTGCATATTCAGTTTCACTTTCAATTTCAGAATGTTCTTTTGAGTTGAATGTGAATTTCATCTCTTGGCTAACTAACTCGGCAAGATCCTTCCTGTTGCAAATTTTATAGGCATCTATAATAGCCTTGAACAAAGATTCATTCGACTCAATCTCGCCATATTCTAATTGGCTATATATCCGTTTCACACCTTCAACCATGCCAGCCTTTCCATAACAACCTACCAAATAAATATACGTTACAAGATCAGGTCCCAGATGTTCATCCcgcattttcatatatatattcaagGCCTTGTTGATATCTCCAGCTGAACCATATGCATAGATTGCCACATTAAAGGCAGAGGAGTCCAGATCGACCTCAGATTCTATGAATGTTTGAGCAGATTCAAGTGCCAAATTATGCATACCAACTAAAGAGTACAAAGCTGTGAAGGTTGTTTGCCGAGCATAAGGTTTCCCCTCCTGGTAAGATGACTCTAACTGTGCCACTGCCTCAGTGGGAATCCCTCCCTTCTTTAATATAGTGAATAACACTTTAAAAGTCCCATCATTTGGCAACAGCTTCTGAGATATCATCTCATGTATTAATTCACCACATTCATAGAATTGCCCGTTGGCAGCATAACACACCAGTACCTTATTATATGAAACACAATCCCTCAGTAAACCTGACAGTTTCATCTCCTCTGCAATCTCAATGGCCTCGTCAATCAGGCCGACACCCTTGTAAAGATACATGATAGTTGCATATGAAATTGCATCAGCCCGGCCCATTTCTCTCAAATTTTCAAAAGCCAACTTGGCTTCAGATACCAAGCCAAGATCTGCAAAGAGACCAATCATACTATTACATGCAACTAAGTCAAGACCCCCTTCCATGTTCTTCATCCGCTCATAGATGGCTTTTGCTCcttccaagtttccaaccttacAATAAGACTTTAGTAGGGATGTTAAAACAACTAAATTTGAGGATAATCCAGATTCTTCCATCATGTGGAAGTATTTAAGTGCCTCTTCGAGACTACCATGTTCGGCAAATCCATTTATTAAAGATCCATACACTACCTCATTTGGTTTTACTCCAGTTCTTACCATTTCCTTGAACACACTGACTGCATCAGAAAGCTGACCAAGGCGAGCATAACATCCAATAACAGCAGAAAAAGTTTGACAAGGTGGCTTAAACCCCACTTCCTGCATTTCATCCACGAGGTCCATTGCTTGGTCCACTAAATCAGCACCAGATAACATTTGAACAAGGGAATTATACGTGCTTTCGTTTGGCCAAGTCCCGTGATTTTTCATCCCCTTAAAGAGAGAAATAGCCTTGTCATAAAGTTTTGCTTTGCCATAAGCTTTGATCATGACATTGCACTCTAGAACATCCCTTTTCCGCCCTGCCAAGTTCCTTCCCCTGTAAAACACATCCTCTGCTTCCTCCCAGAGTCCTTTCTCAGCAAAAACATCCATAATCGCAGCACGAATATTCGATGACATCTCCCCATTCACTTGAAACTTCTTCAGCAAGTCAAATGCTTTATCAACATCCCCCTCACCAACATACATCTCCACAATACCAGGAACACAATGCTCATCAACAGACACAAAAGCCCTCTCCATTTCATCAATCAAATCCTCCACCTCTCGAACCATATTCTTCCTGCACAACACGCCAAGCAGAGCCCGGTAAGTCACCTCATCCGGACACAACCCAGCCTCCCTAATCCTCTTGTAACACAAAACCGCAGCACCAATATCCCTGGCTTCAGCATACAAAGAcagaaaaatgttaaaagtcTTGGTATCCGGTGCCACGCCTTTCTCCTCCATCATCCCAAGCAAAGCCTCCGCCTCTGCCAAATCACCTTGACTcccacaaacaaaaatcatggtaTTAAAAGTCCACACATCCACCGCCACGCCGGCCTTCAACATCTCCGCGAAAACCTCCGCTGCCTCGCTCAACCTCCCCGCCTTACCATACAAATCAATCAACACATTATAAGTATTAGAGAGCCGCGGCTTCTGCGGTCCATTCAACGAACTCGAATTCGTTGAACGCGCCTCACCAGAAACCGGTGCTCTTCCACCAATCTTaaacaactcagtggagagaaaCTGCTTGAAACTAATCCCCATTGATGCAGACCCATTACTACTATTATTAATCCCTAAAGAATCCTCTAATTCAAGATCATTCAACTCAACCTTTCCCTCGCACCACCCTTTGTAAAACCTATGAGCCCTATCAAAATCCCCAACATCCTTCAGCACCTTAACAACAGTACACATAGTAACCTCGTCAGGGAAAAAGCCTCTCACCCTCATGTGGCGAATCCACAGAAGCGCTTCTTGAACGAGACCCGCTTTTCCGTACACGTCGACCAGCATGCTGTAGGTGTTGTTCGTGGGCAAGACTCCGTTTTTCGCCATGTCGAGCCAGCAGAGGCGTAACTGGTCCCATTGCTGGGCTTTTCCTAAGGCCCTGAGGACGACGTTGTAGTGAATCGCGTTGGGGGTGTACCACGTTTGGGACTTGAACCATTCGAAGATTCTTGCCGCGCGTTGCCACGTGGATTGTTCCTTGAGGAGGACGGTGATTTCTTTGGGGGAGAGAGGGGAGGGGAGGGTGGAGAGGGCAGTTTCCAGGTCGGCGGCGGTGGAGAGGGTGCGGAGGAGGGAGGGGAGGGCGCCGCCGTagggttttttctttttcttttttctgtttggGGGGAGGGGGAGGGTGTTGGAGTGGAGAGAGAAAAGAGGGGGAGGGACACGTGGCGGGTGGTGGAGAGGGGTGAAGGGAAGAGAGAGGGGTTTGGGGAAGAGGGTGGTGTTGGTGAGgaagggagaagaagaagaagaggagggtTTTAGAGGGAGTGAAGTTGCGAACATGGTGGTTGTTGGGGGAAGAGAAGAGACTAGAGAGGTTAACCAAGACAAAATtccctatgatttttatttttatgtaatggTCGGCGATTAGGGTTGTTGCATAGGTCGAACTACACAAGTAGTTTCATTCAGTTGCAATTGCAACTACCTAACTAACTTCTAAACACTATGGGTCTTCCGATAAAGGGTGCATGTTGTCCACTAAACAAAGAAAGTAGCATCGTGAAAATTCAAGTACAACCATAAAAATTTTGGAAAGTTCACATTAGATTCTTATAGACATGGCAATGGGGCAGGTCGGGTACGGGTATTGTCTCCCCAATTCCTTACCTCGACTCCTCAACATATCCCCCGTACCCGATATTCGACGGGTTTGAGTTTATTGTCCCATCCCGTAACCGTCGGGTATCGGGTAGCCCCAACCTCATTTCACACaccatttagaaaaatatttttttttaaaaaaaaatattaaaaatttgattttagaaaaaaataaattgattattaaatatttatttttaactacttatatatcaataaatttattataacgcGTGTGTCtacataaatagttaagaaaataatattaaattatgtaaaaattttaaaataaaattaactagtaataaaaattatatgccttttgattaaattatgcaaaaattttaaagattttaagtggTGGGACGGGGTCGGGACGGGTCTAGTAATCTCATACCCGTACCCGTATCCGACTTTTGGTTATCAGGGAAAACCCGAACCCGTACCCATACCCGGTCAACTCGGGTATTACCCGTCAAAGTCGGGACGGATTCGGACGGGTACCCACGGATATAAATTTTCTTGTCATGTCTAGATTCTTATCCACTGGTGTCAATCTATATTGACTCTTTTTATCCATCAAAAAGCTAAAACAATAGCCTTATATTTACTATAAACATTGTTAATGACATTTGAGACAGTAAAAGgacatagggatgaaagacaaATATCCAATCAATCAAACTTTGACCACAAACTACTCATATCTTAGCTAGATGGTCAGCCTAAGAATTATCTTCCCTAAACATGTGTTGGCAATCCAACTTTAAGTTCGCAGACATTGTTAAAGTTATTATCCGAGGTATTTATTTGTTTAGGTGTTTGAAAGCTCATcatgattttttgttcttgttaaaAGGTACCTATATGGATTAAGAGAGGATGATGTATATAAATTATCATTGGTCTGGATTTCTAACCAATGTGAAACTTTATGACTAATGGAACAAACCCCCAATCAAGGTTAAGAGACAAGAGTAATCTAGACCCTCCTTCTAACACCAATGTTTTAATCTATAGTCTCTGGACATTAGGATCATCATCCAAAATATTGTTCGCTTAGAACTCTATCATgatgtttttcttttgataaaagACACCTATACAGGATAAGGGAGCATAATGTATATAAACTACCATTGACCTTATCTCCTAAGCAATGTAGGATTTTGTGACTATTGAAATAGTTGAAAATACATATTCTAATTGCGATTTCTAAATTGATAATGTTGTGGATTAAAGGTGCATAGGAATGAAGAGAATAAACCCTATCAACAATAGTCTTGACGGCTATGGCTATCAATGGAGTCAGATTCATAAATGGTatcttgcatatatatatatatttaaaattatttttcctattttcatATGTCAATGTTTTAGAAAAATCTTATTAttgtcattataaaaaaaagattactttattctttttctttgaaaagagtATTCTTTGTAAGATATAGTCATCGGCgttaacattaaattaataaagaaagaaaacatggaAATGCTTCCAAATTTTAGTAAAACGTTGATTCATGTCAAAACGTAAGTGCGAACGTAATAAGTAATAACCAAGGTCTTTATCAGCCGTCTCGTATATAGGAACATTTCAAAACCAATTTCATATTTTCAATTCCTAAAACGTTGATTCATGTCAAAACTTAAGTGCAAACGTAATAAGTAATAACCAAGGTCTTTATCAGCCGTCTCATAGGAACATTTCAAAACCAATTTCATATTTTCAATCCCTAAAAGGTTGACTGTATCAGTATAAAAGAACCACCATGCTGTAGCCAACAGCATCTACACTTGTTTCCATCTCACAACTCCAATAGTGTTTTTGATGATCTTGTGCAGCAATGTCGCACGACGAGGTGGTTCTGTTGGATGCATGGGGAAGCATGTTTGGGATGAGGGCATGGATTGCATTGGAAGAAAAGGGTGTTAAGTATGAACACAAGATGGAGGATCTCAACAACAAGAGCTCTTTGCTTATGCAGATGAACCCTATTTACAAGCAAATTCCAGTTCTCATCCATAATGGCAAACCAATTTCTGAATCTGCAATTATAGTGCAGTACATTTATGAGGTCTGGAATGACAACAAAGCTCCAATCTTGCCCTCTGATCCTTATGAGAGAGCTCAAGCCAGATTCTGGGTAGATTACATTGACAAAAAGGTACGTAGAAGCTGGTTTAATGTGTAGATCATGTGATTTCTTTTTTGGGTCTACTCAAATTTGGAAGgttcaattcaaaatttgatGATTGATATCCACGCTCaactcttgagtcttgattaaTAATCTGTTTATATAATTGTTTCCAAATTAGATCTTTGGTGaatttagatattataaaaGGTAGTAAGTTTAATTCAGTTGATTGAGTAGAGTATTTGATCTGTTATAACCTtcttattacttattttttattccaatggataaaaaaatagtctAAAAGGTGGacaaaaatttgtattattaaaataaattttattaaacttcAAAGCAAATGAGTGTTTCTAATGGGAGTCCAAATGAGAATATATAATTGGTTTTTAGTAACCTTTATATTTTGGTGGGAGGAGTAttagaattttatattttgtacgttaaatttatgtttttattaccAATAATAGTTTTGTGATATTCAATGCAGGTGTATCCTGCTTGGAATAAAATGTGGCTTTCTAAAGGAGAAGAGCATGAGGCAGGGAAGAAGGAGTTAATCTCCGTCTTTAAGCAACTAGAAGAGACATTGGGTGACAAAACTTTTTATGGAGGTGACACGTTTGGGTTTGTTGATATTGCTCTGATCACTTTCTATAGTTGGTTTTATACTTTTGAGACATATGGCAACTTTGAAATGGAAGGAGAGTGTCCTAAACTCGTGGCTTGGGCTAAGAGATGCATCCAGAGAGAGACTGTGTCCAAAGTTCTTCCTGATGAGAAGGAGTTGTATGATGCAGTTgtggaaatgaagaaggaactTGATTCGAAATAGAGGAACTTCGTGGATCAACCCAATGAAGATTTGCATGTTAAAAGGCCTTGAGTactttaattttgtgtttgtttagcTCGGGTTATTTATGGTTTGCCCAACACTTAGGATTTCTACTCTTTACAAGATTAAGATGGGGGTTGAATGtcgttatttttgttttaagttgtGCACCTATAAtcaataaaatctcattttatcaAGTCATCGAAATAGTTGTTTTCCTCACTAGCTAGTTTTTGGCACTAAAATAATTAGTATCCGAATTGGCCGTAACCTATATCGGCTAAGAGTGTAAATCCTGTAGTAAAATAAAGGTTAAATGTACTAggtttttcaattattaaatagtttaattgaattctctaattatttaaaataatagttaaaatcaCAACAATATTATTGATCCATCTAAGACTTATCTCCTAGATATGATGAcactagatttttttataaagaaaaaaaaattatatggtgTCCTCATTAATTTGGAGGTAttgatataattgatttttcaactaattaatagaaattaatttgtattattttattgttattttaaaatttaatgataatttgaagaaaaaaaacttcaattttttttaaaaaaatttgttagattaatttaaagaaaaagaaggtaTACCAATTAACATAATAACAAGCAAAATGGTATGACAGCAAATCAAGaaagtgattaaaaaaatccacaagtttaaaattttgaatttattctTATCTTTGTTTTAAGTCTTTGTATTTTAAGAATTGtatgtattttatataattctaACATATGCAAAAGATATTCATTGCTTATCTTTCTACCATTTTCATTTTCCGTGTTTACTATAATTGTTGCttgtaactttatttatttttattgacagcgatagtttgatttaaatttgcaatttaaaaaaagtttgcaACATTATCTCCAAAAGTACTCCTAATGAGTAGTCTCTGATCTGGTTGAGACATTTGATATGAGAATTTCCTTTTgcaaatgtaagaaaaaaaatatttctctatTGTATTGATGCTAGGATACGTTTGTCATTATTGGAGCTCACGAGTCACGACATTCTTCTAGATTGGAAATGTCTTGTTTGGATACGTTCtccttgaataaaaaaaaaaaattgtttgtaatATATacatcatataaaattatttttctgatcaTCTTTTGCTTTAGATGATAATAAAAAAGGTATTTAGACACGTAGTTTAGAGGGTATGGTGGAGCATGTGATAGGTAAATTGAATAGACGTAATTGCTAACGTAATATACATacgaatatttttttctatctcaACAAAAACATTTGACGAAACAATGATTTAggggtattttttaaaaattattaaatgggaataaattttaaacaaacattCAGGAAGGAATTGTAAGGTATTTGAAGtggtaaataatattattttagttttatttaatatttatatttttatatattttttatttaatatttttatattttgtatattgtttttatttaatatttatatttttttatgttaagattttttttctaattatagtACATTCCAAAATTCGACTTTAAAATCATACATATCACCACAACTTCATTTTATTAGAGctttgtttatataaaatatattacataaaacaatatagaaaatatagataatattaaataaaaaaatacaaatattaaaaaaatattaaataaaataatatataaaaatatataaaatattacataaaactaaaaataatatacaaagtcgtatattttttatttaaattaatattttttatattgttttatataatattattttatatttttatttaatattttttatatttgttaaattattttatttaatatattttctataaatgaagcactaataaaatgaatttggggttatatatatatatgactttaAAGTTAAACTCGCTCGAATGTACtacaattagaaaaaaaaaatataaaacatataaaagtattagataaaaaaaaatatacagaaatataaaaaatattaattaaaatttaaaataaaattattaatttaaataaaattatttacgattttaatgtcataaattatttaggacttcaaagtaaaatttaaaaaaaaatgagatatccTATTACTTATAtggatatttatttaaaatttattcccATTTagtatttagaagaaaaaaattagccTAAAAGGTCGTTTCGCCCATTTGAGAACTATCTGCACATTTCTTTATtgcaaaaaaatgtaaaaagttgTCTCATTATAAATGACCACTTGTCCTGTTAGTCCAGAACATATCTACACTTTTCTGGCAAGTTCATAACTTGAGTTGGGTGTTTTGGTGATCCTTTGCAACGATGGCAGACGAGGTTGTTCTGTTGGATACATGGGCTAGCATGTTTGGAATGAGGGTTAGGATTGCATTAGCTGAAAAGGGTGTCAAGGAAGAGATTCTTAGGAACAAGAGTCCTTTGCTTTGCAAATGAACTCAATTCTCAAGAAAATTCCAGTTCTGATCCATAATGGCAAGCCCATTTGTGAATCTGCAATTATAGTGCAATACATTGATGAGGTCTGGAATGACGACAAAGCTCCAATCTTACCCTCTGACCCTTACCAGAGACTCAATGCTAATTAAAGAAACTACTCAATTTAGGGTGTGTTTGCATAGGATTTGCATCCAAAGCAACCAGCTTGCAAGCCAAAGCTTCCACACACC from Glycine soja cultivar W05 chromosome 8, ASM419377v2, whole genome shotgun sequence includes:
- the LOC114423914 gene encoding glutathione S-transferase 3-like, giving the protein MSHDEVVLLDAWGSMFGMRAWIALEEKGVKYEHKMEDLNNKSSLLMQMNPIYKQIPVLIHNGKPISESAIIVQYIYEVWNDNKAPILPSDPYERAQARFWVDYIDKKVYPAWNKMWLSKGEEHEAGKKELISVFKQLEETLGDKTFYGGDTFGFVDIALITFYSWFYTFETYGNFEMEGECPKLVAWAKRCIQRETVSKVLPDEKELYDAVVEMKKELDSK
- the LOC114422152 gene encoding pentatricopeptide repeat-containing protein At1g73710; translated protein: MFATSLPLKPSSSSSSPFLTNTTLFPKPLSLPFTPLHHPPRVPPPLFSLHSNTLPLPPNRKKKKKKPYGGALPSLLRTLSTAADLETALSTLPSPLSPKEITVLLKEQSTWQRAARIFEWFKSQTWYTPNAIHYNVVLRALGKAQQWDQLRLCWLDMAKNGVLPTNNTYSMLVDVYGKAGLVQEALLWIRHMRVRGFFPDEVTMCTVVKVLKDVGDFDRAHRFYKGWCEGKVELNDLELEDSLGINNSSNGSASMGISFKQFLSTELFKIGGRAPVSGEARSTNSSSLNGPQKPRLSNTYNVLIDLYGKAGRLSEAAEVFAEMLKAGVAVDVWTFNTMIFVCGSQGDLAEAEALLGMMEEKGVAPDTKTFNIFLSLYAEARDIGAAVLCYKRIREAGLCPDEVTYRALLGVLCRKNMVREVEDLIDEMERAFVSVDEHCVPGIVEMYVGEGDVDKAFDLLKKFQVNGEMSSNIRAAIMDVFAEKGLWEEAEDVFYRGRNLAGRKRDVLECNVMIKAYGKAKLYDKAISLFKGMKNHGTWPNESTYNSLVQMLSGADLVDQAMDLVDEMQEVGFKPPCQTFSAVIGCYARLGQLSDAVSVFKEMVRTGVKPNEVVYGSLINGFAEHGSLEEALKYFHMMEESGLSSNLVVLTSLLKSYCKVGNLEGAKAIYERMKNMEGGLDLVACNSMIGLFADLGLVSEAKLAFENLREMGRADAISYATIMYLYKGVGLIDEAIEIAEEMKLSGLLRDCVSYNKVLVCYAANGQFYECGELIHEMISQKLLPNDGTFKVLFTILKKGGIPTEAVAQLESSYQEGKPYARQTTFTALYSLVGMHNLALESAQTFIESEVDLDSSAFNVAIYAYGSAGDINKALNIYMKMRDEHLGPDLVTYIYLVGCYGKAGMVEGVKRIYSQLEYGEIESNESLFKAIIDAYKICNRKDLAELVSQEMKFTFNSKEHSEIESETEYATGSEAEYEVGSEDEYETEYD